The DNA region CGCTATGGCTTTGACTTCCAAAATGAGGTTACATGTAAAGATGAAAAAGCTTTTTCCAAAGTAGTGGAACTGCTTCAAACCAAAGTCGACACGATCGTTTTTGACAGTTACATGACCAATGAAGAAGCAATGATTTTGCAAAAACTCAAAGAGAAATTTGGCTTTAAGTTAGTCAATGAAGATGCCAAAGCGTATCAAAACTTCCTCAAAAATTTTGCAAGCACGGCGGGGTCAAGCCTTTACAGTGGCGATTTGAAAAGTATTTCTGAAAGTAATTTTGTGGTCAGTATAGGATCTGCGATTAAAACAGACAGCCCTAATGCGGGTTATGCGATGAACAATGCGATTGGCATGAATAAAGGGGCTGGACTTTATTTCCACCCTGTGGCTGACCCAATCGTTGCTGGATACTCTAAAAATCTACTCAGTGTCACCCATAAAATTGGTGCGGAAGAAGCCATTGCTTACCTCTTACTCGATCTTTTTGGCGACAAAGAGGCGATGCCAAAAAGTGTTGTGGAGTATTTGAACTCTTTCCACAGGGTCGAGAAAAAGACCATTCAAGAGAGCGTCAAAGAAGAGATCAAAGAGATGGTCAAAGACGAAGCGAGTGGTGAGGAAAAAGAGGTTGTTAAAACCATCACCAAAATGGTAGATACGGAGATTGAAGTCGATACCAATGCTTTGGTGGAGCTCATCGGCGCGGAAGCGGATTTGATAGAGAAAATTACCAAGCTTCTGGATAAAAAAGATAACTTTAGTTTGATTGCAGGTGAAGATCTCTTTAATCATCCAAGAGCAGAAAATATCGCTAAACTGCTAGGCTTGATCGAGCGATTTACTGCATTTAAATTGGTTATTATCCCATCACGTACCAATACACTCGGTGTTTCACTCATTTGTGATTTAGATGAAACAAAAGGCAACTTTAGCCTTGGCTATAACGTTAGAGGTGACTTTACACTAAGCGCTCTAGGCAAGGGTGATTTGGATATGCCTGCTCTTAATCAACAAGAGGGAACATTTACATCAATGAATAAACGCGTGGTCCCAACCAATGCGGCATTGCCATTTAAAGGGTATTGTCTCAATGACATTGCTAATGCATTGGGGTTAGAAGCAGAGTGGACGATTGATTATACCCCTTATTTACCGACTGAAAAGGGATTTCTTGCCGAAAAATTTGACACGTTACCCAACCGTTTTGAAAACGATGGTACTGAAAATCGTGGCTATGCACTGACCTCTCAAACTTTTACATGTAAAGATAATATTGAGCCAATAGCCAGCTTTACATGTAAAGAGGGTGACGTGGTTTACAGGGCCAACCCCGTGCATCAATTTAGTGCTTTTACCAACAAAGCACATCAGTTAAACGAAGCGGGAGCACTGTATGTTTCGACCGCTTTTTTAGAGGCCAAAGGGCTTCATGATGGCTCTGTGGTTACGTTAGAAAATGATGTAGGTGCAAAATTGGTCATTGCTGTGAAAGAAGAGAAGATGATTGATGGACTGATTGCCTATCTTCCAACATTTGATACCAAAATTGATACCGCGCCGTTCTTTAAAGAGGGTTACCGCTTTGCTCACGTCGTGATAAAAGGAGTTGAACATGCTTGAAGCAGCCATTGTGGTTGAAACCATTGTCAAAGCCGTAATCGTTGTGTCCATTGTGGCAGCTATGGCTGGATTTGCAACGTTTATTGAACGAAAAGTGCTCGCTTTTATGCAACGACGTCTTGGACCTATGAATGTGGGGCCGTATGGTTTGTTACAACTGGCGGCCGATGGTATTAAGCTCTTCACCAAAGAGGATATTATCCCTCAAAATGCAGTGAAACCGATCTTTATGATTGCACCTGTCATTGCAGCAGTCACGGCATTCGTAGCAATGGCTGCGGTGCCTTATTTTCCTGAATTTACACTTTTTGGTTATGTGATTCATCCTATTATTTCGGACATTAACGTAGCGCTTCTGTATGTTATGGGTGTGGCATCGGTGGGAATTTATGGACCGCTCCTTGCTGGTATGAGTAGTGCCAACAAATGGTCACTTTTGGGTGCAGCGCGCGCCGTGGTTCAGATGCTTTCATTTGAAGTCGTGAGTGGTTTGTCGGTACTTGCTCCAATTATGCTCATTGGTTCACTCTCTTTAATTGATATCAACGACTATCAAGTTGGAGGCATGAGTCATTGGCTGATTTGGAAACAACCTTTAGCCTTTATTCTTTTTGCGATGGCAGGATTCATGGAAACGAATCGTGCGCCCTTTGATACAATCGAATTTGAAGCCGAAGTCGTTGCGGGCTACGCAACGGAGTATTCAGGCATGCGTTGGGGTCTCTTTTTCATTGGTGAATATGCCAATATGATCACTATTTCAGTGCTTGTCAGTATTATCTTCATGGGTGGCTACAATCCAATTTGGTTTATCCCTGGTTCTATCGTAATGTTAGTGAAAGTTTCTCTGTGGATTTTCCTTTTCTTGTGGGTAAGAGCAGCATGGCCACATATTAGACCTGATCAATTGATGTGGGTCTGTTGGAAAGTGTTGATGCCTTTAGCCGTAGTCAATATCTTGATTACGGGCTTTGTGCTGATTTAGGAGGCGAGGATGGAACTAAAAGATTTTACACAACGAAATTGTGCCCCTGGATACATCTTTTTTGAAGGTGAAGAAAAGCCAGAAAACGGTTGGCAAGCTTTTAAAAAAGTGGTAAAACGAAGCCTAAAAGGTGAACTTTTTGTGGGGCTA from Sulfurospirillum diekertiae includes:
- a CDS encoding NADH-quinone oxidoreductase subunit G, which codes for MSDVLITIDGKQCTAQEGEYVLGVARRNDIFIPALCYVTNCSPTLACRLCLVDIDGKRAYSCNARVKEGMTVITKTEEIEKERRAIMEIYDINHPLECGVCDQSGECELQNYTLHMGVDSQHHCIADTHRPTKQWGKIHYDASLCIVCERCVTVCKDMIGESALKTVPRGGAELDKSWKDKTEKDAYAMWNKLQKSIIGVASGAETLDCTQCGECTAVCPVGALVGSDFQYTSNAWELKKIPASNPHSSDCSLLYYDVKHTSIENSEPKIYRVNSDHNYAPLHAAARYGFDFQNEVTCKDEKAFSKVVELLQTKVDTIVFDSYMTNEEAMILQKLKEKFGFKLVNEDAKAYQNFLKNFASTAGSSLYSGDLKSISESNFVVSIGSAIKTDSPNAGYAMNNAIGMNKGAGLYFHPVADPIVAGYSKNLLSVTHKIGAEEAIAYLLLDLFGDKEAMPKSVVEYLNSFHRVEKKTIQESVKEEIKEMVKDEASGEEKEVVKTITKMVDTEIEVDTNALVELIGAEADLIEKITKLLDKKDNFSLIAGEDLFNHPRAENIAKLLGLIERFTAFKLVIIPSRTNTLGVSLICDLDETKGNFSLGYNVRGDFTLSALGKGDLDMPALNQQEGTFTSMNKRVVPTNAALPFKGYCLNDIANALGLEAEWTIDYTPYLPTEKGFLAEKFDTLPNRFENDGTENRGYALTSQTFTCKDNIEPIASFTCKEGDVVYRANPVHQFSAFTNKAHQLNEAGALYVSTAFLEAKGLHDGSVVTLENDVGAKLVIAVKEEKMIDGLIAYLPTFDTKIDTAPFFKEGYRFAHVVIKGVEHA
- the nuoH gene encoding NADH-quinone oxidoreductase subunit NuoH → MLEAAIVVETIVKAVIVVSIVAAMAGFATFIERKVLAFMQRRLGPMNVGPYGLLQLAADGIKLFTKEDIIPQNAVKPIFMIAPVIAAVTAFVAMAAVPYFPEFTLFGYVIHPIISDINVALLYVMGVASVGIYGPLLAGMSSANKWSLLGAARAVVQMLSFEVVSGLSVLAPIMLIGSLSLIDINDYQVGGMSHWLIWKQPLAFILFAMAGFMETNRAPFDTIEFEAEVVAGYATEYSGMRWGLFFIGEYANMITISVLVSIIFMGGYNPIWFIPGSIVMLVKVSLWIFLFLWVRAAWPHIRPDQLMWVCWKVLMPLAVVNILITGFVLI